From one Treponema denticola genomic stretch:
- the bamA gene encoding outer membrane protein assembly factor BamA codes for MEIFLLIKGIKMLKKKIIGFMLILFALNCFAQEPEGWYNGKPVLEIQFKGLQNIAGSELDEIFKSYKKKPFSDELYWEILQKIYALDYFTDIVPKAIPADDKYQYVFLEFIVKEKPAVNNIVFTGNSNIRKADLLSAIKVKKGDIFNEVNIKNAERALKDFYIEKGFTKAEISSKTSEDKEKNSVNVEFFIKEGKTSVITKILFEGNSKFPEKALKKVLVSKEAWLLQKGFFREDALQADKSAIKLLYGEHGYIDAHVETIKKDVDTESDPQKDQITLTYVIMEGEQFTYAGVDFEGNYIFSTKELSEKFKLKKGDVFNLRKFETGFGDVANLYFENGYTGNYIDKKENRNTSTKEVSYTIIIVERERSHVENIIIKGNTKTKDHVILREILIKEGDVFSKTKLINSFRNLANLRYFSTVLPDVLQGSEPDLVDIVINVEEQSTAGIQFGVTFSGSPDPDTFPMSVFAQWEEKNLFGTGRELSASVNAASDTQSLTLGLTENWFLGKPLSVGFNFSVSHKNLYTYQDILYPFNNVPDPHTSMEEFNKNPSLSDAFKMKYDRLEFGLGMNSGYRWFPKFAIITLRGELNFGLVKNFYNSTLYRPAEEKIRNQQARWSLSNSLKIKLSVDDRDLTYDPSKGWFLSQEASFFGLFPKIEDEYFFQSDTKGEFYITLLDYPVSDIWNLKFVLGFYSGFSFQIPLAKQPISFDRMLYIDGAFKGRGWIGMGLQGAGTVMQNNWIEFRWPLAHGILSFDFFFDAVAVKNNLQDLKSLSINDYYFSFGPGLRFSIPQFPLRLMFANTFKSKNGKPVWGNGKGADWRFVLSFNIPNL; via the coding sequence ATGGAAATTTTCTTATTGATTAAGGGGATAAAAATGTTAAAGAAAAAAATTATAGGTTTTATGCTAATCTTATTTGCTTTAAATTGCTTTGCTCAAGAGCCTGAGGGATGGTATAATGGAAAACCTGTTTTAGAGATTCAGTTCAAAGGTTTACAAAATATCGCCGGCTCAGAATTAGATGAAATCTTCAAATCATACAAAAAAAAGCCTTTTTCTGATGAACTATATTGGGAAATATTACAAAAAATCTATGCGTTGGATTATTTTACCGATATTGTTCCTAAGGCAATACCGGCAGACGACAAATATCAATACGTATTTTTGGAATTTATAGTCAAAGAAAAGCCGGCCGTAAATAATATTGTATTTACAGGTAACAGCAATATCAGAAAAGCAGACTTACTTTCAGCTATCAAGGTAAAAAAAGGCGACATTTTTAATGAAGTTAATATAAAAAATGCTGAAAGAGCCTTAAAAGATTTTTATATCGAAAAAGGATTTACAAAGGCGGAAATATCAAGTAAAACTTCTGAAGATAAAGAAAAAAACAGTGTAAATGTCGAATTCTTTATAAAAGAAGGCAAGACATCCGTTATAACTAAGATACTTTTTGAAGGAAATTCAAAATTCCCCGAAAAGGCCTTAAAAAAAGTTCTTGTATCTAAAGAAGCATGGTTACTGCAAAAGGGATTTTTTAGAGAAGATGCTCTGCAAGCCGATAAAAGTGCGATTAAGCTATTATATGGAGAGCATGGATATATAGATGCCCATGTTGAAACTATAAAGAAGGACGTAGATACCGAATCCGATCCGCAAAAAGATCAAATTACCCTTACCTATGTAATAATGGAAGGAGAACAGTTTACCTATGCAGGAGTAGACTTTGAAGGAAACTATATTTTTTCAACCAAGGAATTAAGTGAAAAATTCAAGCTTAAAAAGGGTGATGTATTTAATTTAAGGAAATTTGAAACAGGATTTGGAGATGTAGCCAACCTATATTTTGAAAACGGTTATACCGGAAACTATATAGATAAAAAAGAAAATCGTAATACTTCAACTAAAGAAGTTTCTTATACGATTATAATCGTGGAACGTGAACGAAGCCATGTAGAAAATATAATAATAAAAGGGAATACAAAAACTAAGGACCATGTTATTCTAAGAGAAATCCTAATAAAGGAAGGGGATGTATTCTCTAAAACAAAACTAATAAATAGTTTTAGAAACTTAGCTAACCTAAGATATTTCTCGACCGTATTACCCGATGTTTTACAGGGTTCAGAGCCTGATCTTGTGGATATTGTCATCAATGTTGAGGAACAATCGACGGCCGGAATTCAATTCGGTGTTACTTTTTCAGGTTCGCCGGATCCGGATACCTTTCCCATGTCCGTATTTGCACAGTGGGAAGAAAAAAATTTATTTGGAACAGGAAGAGAGCTTTCGGCTAGTGTCAATGCCGCAAGCGATACACAGAGCTTAACCTTAGGGCTAACGGAAAACTGGTTTTTAGGTAAGCCTCTTTCGGTAGGTTTTAATTTTTCGGTATCTCATAAAAATCTATATACTTATCAGGATATACTTTATCCTTTTAACAATGTTCCTGACCCTCATACGAGTATGGAAGAATTTAATAAAAATCCCTCTTTATCCGATGCCTTTAAGATGAAATATGACCGTCTCGAATTCGGTTTAGGTATGAATTCGGGATACAGGTGGTTCCCTAAATTTGCAATTATCACTCTACGAGGAGAACTAAATTTCGGTCTTGTAAAGAATTTCTATAACAGTACGCTGTATAGACCTGCCGAAGAAAAAATTAGAAATCAACAGGCAAGATGGAGCTTAAGCAACTCTTTAAAGATAAAGCTGTCTGTAGATGACAGAGACCTTACATATGATCCTTCTAAGGGATGGTTTTTAAGCCAAGAAGCAAGCTTCTTCGGTCTTTTTCCTAAAATTGAAGATGAATACTTTTTTCAGTCGGATACAAAGGGAGAGTTTTATATTACACTCTTAGATTACCCTGTAAGCGACATCTGGAATCTAAAATTTGTTCTAGGTTTTTACTCCGGATTTTCCTTCCAAATCCCTCTTGCTAAACAGCCAATCAGTTTTGACAGAATGCTTTATATTGACGGAGCATTTAAAGGACGAGGCTGGATTGGAATGGGACTTCAAGGAGCCGGAACCGTTATGCAAAATAACTGGATAGAATTCAGATGGCCCTTAGCTCACGGAATCTTATCTTTTGACTTTTTCTTTGACGCTGTAGCCGTTAAAAATAACTTACAGGATTTAAAGTCCTTAAGTATAAACGATTATTATTTCAGTTTCGGCCCGGGATTGCGCTTTTCAATACCTCAATTTCCCCTGCGTTTGATGTTTGCAAATACCTTCAAATCCAAAAACGGAAAACCGGTATGGGGCAACGGAAAAGGTGCCGACTGGAGATTCGTTCTTTCATTCAATATACCCAATTTATAG